A genomic window from Punica granatum isolate Tunisia-2019 chromosome 2, ASM765513v2, whole genome shotgun sequence includes:
- the LOC116196001 gene encoding phosphatidylinositol N-acetylglucosaminyltransferase subunit C produces the protein MNANSSPTRPRWKKVAYGGMQPGYDDNYTDESFLEDMVMNANVVKRDMIKVMRDSISISQYLSIVALVGVVWTYTLKSTLDENSLLLIDATLLVSGFLVLLLTEEMLSLNLLFHYFLNIAFFMTGLYVLAPIYKTLTRSISSDSICSVTVVLLIVHLFLHDYSRSAVNAPGTWKNPTLTNCISLNASIVASVFIASRLPSWRNVFAIMLFSLLVFLFAPLVTYCIRKYSFRLHILFSFMLMVVSLALVYRLHRLLFIMFLVLLVFVTILCPYWLIRIQEYKFEINGPWDEAKLCFDITD, from the coding sequence atgaATGCAAACTCTTCTCCTACTCGGCCCAGATGGAAAAAGGTTGCATATGGAGGAATGCAACCTGGGTATGATGACAATTACACCGACGAGTCTTTTCTCGAAGACATGGTCATGAATGCTAATGTTGTGAAGCGAGACATGATAAAGGTGATGCGGGATTCGATCTCAATCTCTCAGTATCTAAGTATTGTTGCTTTGGTAGGAGTTGTATGGACTTATACTCTGAAGTCGACTCTTGATGAGAATTCGCTTCTGCTTATCGATGCTACCCTTCTTGTCTCGGGGTTCCTTGTCCTCCTCCTAACCGAAGAAATGCTCTCCCTCAACCTCCTATTCCATTACTTCCTTAACATAGCCTTCTTTATGACGGGGTTATACGTTCTTGCTCCAATATACAAGACCCTCACAAGGTCCATAAGCTCCGACTCCATCTGTTCTGTGACCGTTGTGCTGCTAATAGTCCATCTCTTCTTGCACGACTACTCCCGATCAGCAGTGAACGCTCCAGGGACATGGAAGAACCCGACCTTGACCAACTGCATCTCTTTGAATGCCTCCATCGTGGCCTCGGTCTTCATTGCTTCTCGCCTCCCTTCGTGGAGAAATGTCTTTGCTATCATGCTCTTCTCATTGCTGGTCTTCCTCTTCGCTCCGTTGGTCACATACTGCATCAGAAAGTACTCTTTCCGACTGCACATCCTCTTCTCATTCATGCTGATGGTTGTGAGTTTGGCTTTAGTGTATAGGTTGCATAGGTTGCTTTTCATTATGTTCCTGGTACTGCTGGTTTTTGTTACAATCTTGTGCCCGTATTGGCTTATAAGGATACAGGAGTACAAGTTCGAGATTAATGGACCTTGGGATGAGGCTAAAC